One window of the Thermasporomyces composti genome contains the following:
- a CDS encoding NAD-dependent epimerase/dehydratase family protein, with translation MLTGAKGYIASQLLPAFRERYDLRLVDLSPGEGVEVADLLSDPADDLRRLFDGVDTVVHTAYHRPTGDDPQSRYEGERRNVDMMQRVYQLALETGVRRVVAASTNQAAKWYEQPYFQGLRDRVSPEDYPRPDSFYGWAKAAYESLGFLYACGSLGRKLDVIQVRIVVPREVDAAKFVDQPTYRYVRELAGYISERDLQQLFVKSIETPDIADEYGVPFHIFYGVSNNARTFWSITNARRVIGYQPQDDSERRFADDIARMLYGSRDGSR, from the coding sequence CTGCTGACCGGCGCGAAGGGGTACATCGCGAGCCAGCTGCTGCCAGCCTTCCGGGAGCGCTACGACCTGCGACTGGTCGACCTCAGCCCCGGTGAGGGTGTCGAGGTGGCGGACCTGCTGAGCGACCCCGCCGACGATCTCCGGCGGCTCTTCGACGGCGTCGACACCGTCGTCCACACCGCGTACCACCGGCCGACCGGTGACGACCCCCAGTCGCGGTACGAGGGAGAACGCCGCAACGTCGACATGATGCAGCGGGTGTACCAGCTTGCCCTCGAGACGGGCGTCCGGCGTGTGGTGGCGGCCAGCACCAACCAGGCCGCGAAGTGGTACGAGCAGCCGTACTTCCAAGGGTTGCGGGACCGGGTGAGTCCCGAGGACTATCCCCGGCCGGACAGCTTCTACGGCTGGGCGAAGGCGGCGTACGAGTCGCTCGGCTTCCTCTACGCCTGCGGCAGCCTCGGCCGCAAGCTCGACGTGATCCAGGTGCGGATCGTGGTGCCGCGCGAGGTCGACGCTGCCAAGTTCGTCGACCAGCCGACCTATCGCTACGTGCGCGAGCTCGCCGGCTACATCAGTGAACGCGACCTGCAGCAGTTGTTCGTGAAGTCCATCGAGACGCCCGACATCGCGGACGAGTACGGCGTCCCGTTCCACATCTTCTACGGCGTCTCCAACAACGCCCGGACGTTCTGGAGCATCACCAACGCCCGGCGGGTGATCGGCTACCAGCCGCAGGACGACTCCGAGCGGCGCTTCGCCGACGACATCGCCCGGATGCTCTACGGCTCGCGCGACGGGAGCCGGTAG